A genomic stretch from Rhodothermales bacterium includes:
- a CDS encoding PorT family protein: MSIQSRIFVSTLTFVMAAAVPAAHAQLGVAAGLNFDRLGDISTQSGAANFDNATGYHFGVFFDLGALPIAVRPGVFIRKAGDVDWNVTGVVESFDLTLIEVPIDVRIPLLQAPLLKPYLLGGPVVSFPRSNRDEIQDSFEDFLLSGSIGVGVEVKVPAIGLRLYPEVRYAFGVSRFMKDSFTIGGVSFDAEDSTRLSAVMVRLGVGL; the protein is encoded by the coding sequence TTGAGTATCCAATCCCGAATATTCGTTTCAACGCTCACCTTTGTGATGGCTGCGGCGGTACCCGCGGCGCATGCACAGCTGGGCGTAGCTGCAGGTCTGAATTTCGACAGGCTGGGGGATATCAGCACCCAGTCCGGCGCGGCTAACTTTGACAATGCGACCGGATACCATTTCGGCGTGTTCTTCGATCTTGGGGCGCTCCCGATTGCCGTCCGTCCCGGTGTCTTCATTCGAAAGGCCGGAGATGTCGACTGGAACGTGACCGGTGTAGTCGAGTCCTTTGACCTGACGCTGATCGAGGTTCCGATCGACGTGCGGATACCGCTGCTTCAGGCACCACTTCTAAAGCCATACCTACTCGGAGGACCCGTCGTCAGTTTTCCGCGCAGCAACAGGGACGAAATCCAGGATTCCTTTGAGGACTTTTTGCTGTCCGGATCCATTGGTGTCGGCGTGGAAGTCAAGGTTCCGGCGATCGGACTCCGACTCTATCCGGAAGTGCGATACGCGTTCGGCGTATCACGATTTATGAAAGACTCCTTCACGATTGGCGGTGTCAGTTTTGACGCAGAGGACTCGACGCGCCTGAGCGCCGTCATGGTGCGTCTGGGAGTAGGACTCTAG